One Kitasatospora sp. NBC_01287 DNA window includes the following coding sequences:
- a CDS encoding type I polyketide synthase, whose product MVEEPIAVVGMACRLPKAGDPGELWHLLRTGTDAVTDVPAGRWPDAAATAFRRGGFLTEVDGFDADFFGISPNEAAAMDPQQRLALELSWEALEDARIVPAALRGAAAGVYVGAIGGDYTLLHDRLGAPGPHTLTGTLRSLIANRVSHQFGLRGPSLTLDCGQSSSLVAVHLACEDLRRGTAGLALAGGVNLNLLAGTSEVIGDFGALSPDGRCHTFDSRANGYVRGEGGAVVVLKPLAAALADGDRVHGVILGGAVNNDGGDDGLTVPSPRAQREVIRLACRSAGIDPADVQYAELHGTGTRVGDPIEAAALGAALGTGRADGAPLLVGSIKTNIGHLEGAAGVAGLLKVLLSLEHRRLAPSLNFETPNPDIPLAALHLEVVRTAREWPDPDRRLLAGVSSFGVGGTNCHLVLAEAPEPTRTEPARPAQPAQPAEPAQPAQPAEPAQPAQLAEPAGAPRAAGVPPLVLSARSAPALRAQARALARHLGEHPALPAPDVALSLARTRAQFEHRAVVLGEDRAELVAGLDALAEGRPAGSVVVGKAVPGGDVFVFPGQGSQWPGMAQGLLDTSPVFARRLTECARALRPHLDHSPLDVLRGRPGAPPLDRAEVIQPALWAVMVALAEVWRERGIEPSTVIGTSQGEIAAATVIGALTLDDAARVVALRSRIAGSRTGGSMLSVGAPLDLVERLLAGAPEVTLAVVNGPRAAVLSGPAEVLARLQASLTADGHRAKVLAAAYASHSPAVDAVREELLAALAPIRPREAAGTFISTVTGRPVDPAALDAAYWFDNLRRPVLFADATRYALEHGAGRFIECGPHPLLGGSIEETAEHAGREVAVLGTLRRGEGGAERLRRSLAESWAAGAPADRAELCAAPGARLTDLPTYRFQRERHWLDGAATRAATSPGTMTAPAATTGPAPTPAAPDTPAPRPLPGASRQELRELVTATAADLLGHREGAALDPSRSFRDLGFDSLATVELRARLQALTGLRLPTALLFDHPSPDRLADALLALLTGKSGGGHPDDVPAGAPAPRAEPAADPVVIIAMGCRYPGAVTSPEDLWQVAASGTDAITELPTNRGWDLDALLGPGDGRAGSCATRFGGFVHDADTFDAAFFGLSPREALAMDPQQRLLLETAWEALERAGIDPTGLTGSPTGVFVGAMAGDYGPRLHQPGGVVDGHLLTGTATSVASGRIAYTFGLRGPAITVDTACSSSLVALQLATESLRRGECSLALAGGATLMANPGNLVEFSRQNGLAVDGRAKAFSAAADGTAFAEGAGMLLLERLSDARRNGHPVLAVVRGVAVNSDGASNGLTAPNGLAQQQVIQQALADAGLRGADVDALEAHGTGTALGDPIEAGAVLATYGRERSAEQPLWLGSVKSNIGHTQAAAGVAGVIKMVQAMRHGVLPPTLHVARPTAEVDWDGGRVRLLTREQPWPATPERPRRAAVSSFGISGTNAHVVLEAAPEVDPQQAAPRPAGPQLAGPPPAGPQLAGPPLIWVLSARSAAALRAHAERLGAHALAADEDGLAQAGPALALRPAFPHRAVVLAADRAELCEALAALAAGAAHPCLRQGIAAADVRPVFVFPGQGAQWVGMATELLAADPVFAADLGECAQALAPHTGWSVLDVLTGAEGAPALEGTEVVQPVLFALMVALARRWQSLGVAPAAVVGHSQGEIAAAQVAGALTLAEAARVVALRSRVLAALDGTGGVLAVGAPAAWVRERLAPWRERLWIAVDNGPSGTVVGGELAAIEEFTAAWGEAVQLRRTPVAYAAHTPHVAPVREELLSLLGALAPVDTGTGFCSSCLGGFAPGSALTAEYWYRNLAEPVGFDAAIRAFGGQEPGGRPLFVEVSPHPILAGAVQDILADAGIEGGAVGTLRRGQGGPHQFATALAAAFVQGAPVAWTRVLGPVAHPAAHPLDLPTYPFDRQRYWLDGAEVGAPVSPLGHPLLAAAVPVATSGGLLLTGRLSRRSAPWLLDHAVRGSVLLPGTAFVEIALRAAAATGADLVEDLTLHAPLVLPTAGAVQLQAEVGGADERGRRTLAVLSRPDGDVSAPWTRHAEGVLGVREGAAAERIAPWPPAGRTAIDLADGYRRLAELGYEYGPGFQGLAAAWRDGADLYAEVRLPEPLAAGADAFAVHPALLDAALHLLVLEPGAEPGQAGPLLPFSFSGVWLTGHGADRLRVRLTRSGDGGAALSLHDATGAAIGGIEALTLRPAPAGLPDGAGLPGGAGLPGGMGLPGGAAAELHQLDWVRAAPGTPATGSRPAPGWTVLGTGPAAKAALEALRTDGLDPVRCADLASLPSPVPPVVAVPFPSWAAGSGDPRAAVRADLQEALELIRRWAGEDRFDGSRLVFLADHRSLTGAALWGLVRSAATEHPGRFALADPGSADPGAAALLAGAVEAGEPQCAVREGRLLLPRLARRPAGPDAADSPGAPGAAGAPGAAVELGGGTVLVTGGTGGLGALVAARLVERHGARDLLLVSRTGPAAPGAQELVRRLAELGASVRIAACDLADRAELTALLASVPPHRPLVGVVHAAGVLDDAAVTGLTARRLDTVLRPKVDAGWLLHELTAGLPLRAFVLFSSIAGVLGTAGQGNYAAANAFLDALAEHRRALGLPALSIAWGLWSLPTGMTAGLTGTDRARLAASGVLPFPAAHGLDLFDAALRGQDGDARPVAARWDTAALRERAEAGEQVPAVLRGLVPARRRAGTAASGTAASGTAGARGTGADQAPGGFAERLALLGQAEAAEAVLALVRDQLAHALGHRTADAIEPDRPFRDLGLDSLTSVGLRNRLSTETGLRLPASLVFNHPTVTALAAHLLGELLPAGPSAERLLREALERLAPRLAEADPAERERIAAALHDALRRLDPAPGGGTPDGQGLSSQGLSGPGPSAEPALGSDEEIFAFIDARG is encoded by the coding sequence GTGGTCGAGGAACCGATCGCCGTCGTCGGCATGGCGTGCCGACTGCCGAAGGCCGGTGACCCCGGTGAGCTGTGGCACCTGCTGCGCACGGGCACCGACGCGGTGACCGACGTGCCGGCCGGCCGCTGGCCGGACGCCGCGGCCACCGCTTTCCGCCGCGGCGGGTTCCTCACCGAAGTGGACGGCTTCGACGCCGACTTCTTCGGCATCTCGCCGAACGAGGCCGCCGCGATGGACCCCCAGCAGCGGCTCGCCCTGGAGCTGTCCTGGGAGGCGCTGGAGGACGCCCGGATCGTGCCCGCCGCCCTGCGCGGCGCGGCGGCGGGGGTGTACGTCGGCGCCATCGGCGGCGACTACACGCTGCTGCACGACCGGCTCGGCGCGCCCGGTCCCCACACCCTCACCGGGACGCTGCGGAGCCTGATCGCCAACCGGGTCTCGCACCAGTTCGGCCTGCGCGGCCCCAGCCTCACCCTCGACTGCGGCCAGTCCTCCTCGCTGGTGGCGGTCCACCTGGCCTGCGAGGACCTGCGCCGCGGCACGGCCGGCCTGGCGCTGGCCGGCGGGGTCAACCTCAACCTGCTCGCCGGGACCAGCGAGGTCATCGGCGACTTCGGGGCGCTCTCGCCGGACGGCCGCTGCCACACCTTCGACAGCAGGGCGAACGGCTACGTGCGCGGCGAGGGCGGCGCCGTGGTGGTGCTCAAGCCGCTGGCCGCCGCACTGGCGGACGGCGACCGCGTGCACGGCGTCATCCTCGGCGGCGCGGTCAACAACGACGGCGGCGACGACGGCCTGACCGTGCCCAGCCCGCGCGCGCAGCGCGAGGTCATCCGGCTCGCCTGCCGCTCGGCCGGGATCGACCCGGCCGACGTGCAGTACGCCGAACTGCACGGCACCGGGACCAGGGTGGGAGATCCGATCGAGGCCGCCGCGCTCGGCGCGGCGCTCGGCACCGGCCGCGCGGACGGGGCTCCCCTGCTGGTCGGCTCGATCAAGACCAACATCGGGCACCTGGAGGGCGCCGCCGGGGTGGCCGGGCTGCTCAAGGTCCTCCTCAGCCTCGAACACCGCCGGCTGGCGCCCAGTCTGAACTTCGAGACTCCGAACCCCGACATCCCGCTGGCCGCGCTCCACCTGGAGGTGGTGCGCACCGCGCGGGAGTGGCCCGACCCGGACCGCAGACTGCTCGCGGGGGTGAGCTCGTTCGGCGTGGGCGGCACCAACTGCCACCTGGTGCTGGCCGAGGCACCGGAGCCGACGCGCACCGAGCCGGCCCGACCGGCCCAACCGGCACAACCGGCGGAACCAGCCCAACCGGCCCAACCGGCGGAACCAGCCCAACCGGCCCAGTTGGCGGAACCGGCCGGCGCGCCGCGAGCCGCCGGCGTCCCGCCCCTGGTGCTGTCCGCCCGCAGCGCGCCGGCCCTGCGGGCGCAGGCCCGCGCCCTGGCCCGGCACCTGGGCGAGCACCCGGCGCTCCCGGCGCCCGACGTGGCGCTCTCGCTGGCCCGCACCCGGGCGCAGTTCGAGCACCGGGCCGTCGTGCTCGGCGAGGACCGGGCCGAGCTGGTGGCCGGCCTGGACGCACTCGCGGAGGGCCGGCCCGCCGGATCCGTGGTGGTCGGCAAGGCGGTGCCCGGCGGCGACGTGTTCGTCTTCCCCGGTCAGGGCTCCCAGTGGCCGGGCATGGCGCAGGGCCTGCTCGACACCTCACCGGTCTTCGCCCGGCGGCTCACCGAGTGCGCGCGGGCGCTGCGACCCCACCTCGACCACTCGCCGCTCGACGTCCTGCGGGGCCGGCCCGGCGCCCCGCCCCTGGACCGCGCCGAGGTGATCCAGCCGGCGCTCTGGGCGGTCATGGTCGCGCTGGCCGAGGTCTGGCGGGAGCGGGGCATCGAGCCCTCGACCGTCATCGGCACCTCGCAGGGCGAGATCGCCGCCGCGACGGTGATCGGCGCGCTCACGCTCGACGACGCGGCCAGGGTGGTGGCCCTGCGCAGCCGGATCGCCGGCTCGCGGACCGGTGGGAGCATGCTGTCGGTCGGCGCGCCGCTCGACCTGGTCGAGCGCCTGCTGGCCGGCGCGCCCGAGGTCACCCTCGCGGTCGTCAACGGACCCCGCGCGGCCGTGCTCTCCGGCCCGGCCGAAGTGCTCGCGCGGCTCCAGGCCTCGCTCACGGCCGACGGCCACCGCGCCAAGGTCCTCGCGGCCGCCTACGCCTCGCACTCACCCGCCGTGGACGCGGTGCGCGAGGAACTGCTCGCTGCGCTCGCCCCGATCCGGCCGCGGGAGGCCGCGGGCACCTTCATCTCCACGGTGACCGGTCGGCCGGTGGATCCCGCCGCGCTCGACGCCGCGTACTGGTTCGACAACCTGCGCCGGCCGGTGCTCTTCGCCGACGCGACCCGGTACGCGCTGGAGCACGGCGCGGGGCGCTTCATCGAGTGCGGCCCGCACCCGCTGCTCGGCGGGAGCATCGAGGAGACCGCGGAGCACGCGGGCCGCGAGGTCGCCGTGCTGGGCACGCTGCGGCGCGGCGAGGGCGGCGCCGAGCGGCTGCGGCGCAGCCTCGCGGAGAGCTGGGCCGCCGGCGCGCCCGCCGACCGGGCGGAGCTGTGCGCGGCGCCGGGGGCCCGGCTGACCGACCTGCCGACCTACCGCTTCCAGCGGGAGCGGCACTGGCTGGACGGCGCGGCCACCCGCGCCGCGACGAGCCCCGGCACGATGACCGCCCCGGCCGCGACGACCGGGCCGGCGCCCACCCCGGCGGCGCCCGACACCCCGGCGCCCCGGCCACTGCCGGGCGCCTCCCGGCAGGAGCTGCGCGAGCTGGTGACGGCCACGGCGGCGGACCTGCTCGGGCATCGCGAGGGCGCGGCCCTCGACCCCTCCCGCAGCTTCCGGGACCTCGGGTTCGACTCCCTGGCGACCGTGGAGCTGCGCGCCCGGCTCCAGGCCCTGACCGGCCTGCGGCTGCCGACCGCCCTGCTGTTCGACCACCCGAGCCCCGACCGGCTGGCGGACGCGCTGCTCGCCCTGCTGACCGGGAAGAGCGGCGGCGGGCACCCCGACGACGTCCCGGCCGGCGCCCCCGCGCCGCGGGCCGAGCCGGCCGCCGACCCCGTGGTCATCATCGCGATGGGCTGCCGCTACCCCGGTGCGGTCACCTCGCCGGAGGACCTGTGGCAGGTGGCGGCGAGCGGCACCGACGCCATCACCGAGCTGCCCACCAACCGGGGTTGGGACCTGGACGCGCTCCTCGGGCCGGGGGACGGGCGCGCGGGCAGCTGCGCCACCCGCTTCGGCGGCTTCGTGCACGACGCGGACACCTTCGACGCGGCCTTCTTCGGCCTGAGCCCGCGCGAGGCGCTGGCGATGGATCCGCAGCAGCGGCTGCTCCTGGAGACCGCCTGGGAGGCCCTCGAACGGGCCGGGATCGACCCCACCGGGCTGACCGGCTCGCCGACCGGTGTCTTCGTCGGCGCCATGGCCGGCGACTACGGGCCCCGCCTGCACCAGCCGGGCGGCGTCGTCGACGGCCATCTGCTCACCGGCACCGCGACCAGCGTGGCCTCCGGACGCATCGCCTACACCTTCGGGCTGCGGGGCCCGGCGATCACTGTCGACACCGCCTGCTCCTCCTCCCTGGTCGCGCTCCAGCTGGCCACCGAGTCGCTGCGCCGCGGCGAGTGCTCGCTCGCGCTGGCGGGCGGGGCGACGCTGATGGCCAACCCGGGCAACCTGGTGGAGTTCAGCCGGCAGAACGGGCTCGCCGTCGACGGCCGCGCCAAGGCCTTCTCCGCCGCGGCCGACGGCACCGCCTTCGCCGAGGGCGCCGGGATGCTGCTGCTGGAGCGGCTCTCCGACGCGCGCCGCAACGGCCACCCGGTGCTCGCGGTCGTGCGCGGCGTGGCGGTCAACTCCGACGGCGCCAGCAACGGCCTGACCGCGCCGAACGGCCTGGCCCAGCAGCAGGTGATCCAGCAGGCGCTGGCCGACGCGGGCCTGCGCGGCGCCGACGTGGACGCGTTGGAGGCGCACGGCACCGGCACAGCGCTCGGCGACCCGATCGAGGCGGGCGCCGTGCTGGCGACCTACGGCCGGGAGCGGTCGGCGGAGCAGCCGCTCTGGCTCGGCTCGGTCAAGTCGAACATCGGTCACACCCAGGCCGCGGCCGGGGTGGCCGGGGTGATCAAGATGGTGCAGGCGATGCGGCACGGCGTGCTGCCGCCCACCCTGCACGTGGCGCGGCCGACCGCCGAGGTGGACTGGGACGGCGGCCGGGTGCGGCTGCTGACCCGGGAGCAGCCGTGGCCCGCCACGCCCGAGAGGCCGCGCCGGGCCGCCGTCTCCAGCTTCGGGATCAGCGGCACCAACGCGCACGTCGTGCTGGAGGCCGCGCCGGAGGTGGACCCGCAGCAGGCGGCGCCGCGCCCGGCCGGACCGCAGTTGGCCGGACCGCCGCCGGCCGGGCCGCAGTTGGCCGGGCCGCCACTGATCTGGGTGCTCTCCGCCCGGTCCGCCGCCGCCCTGCGGGCCCACGCCGAGCGGCTGGGCGCCCACGCGCTGGCGGCGGACGAGGACGGCCTCGCGCAGGCCGGCCCCGCCCTCGCGCTGCGCCCGGCCTTCCCCCACCGCGCGGTGGTGCTCGCCGCCGACCGCGCGGAGCTGTGCGAGGCGCTGGCCGCCCTCGCCGCCGGAGCGGCCCACCCGTGCCTGCGGCAGGGCATCGCCGCCGCGGACGTCCGGCCGGTCTTCGTCTTCCCCGGCCAGGGCGCGCAGTGGGTCGGGATGGCCACCGAACTGCTCGCCGCGGACCCGGTGTTCGCCGCCGACCTGGGCGAGTGCGCCCAGGCGCTGGCCCCGCACACCGGCTGGTCGGTGCTCGACGTGCTGACCGGCGCCGAGGGCGCGCCGGCGCTGGAGGGGACCGAGGTCGTCCAGCCGGTGCTCTTCGCCCTGATGGTCGCGCTCGCGCGCCGGTGGCAGTCGCTGGGCGTGGCGCCGGCCGCGGTGGTCGGCCACTCCCAGGGGGAGATCGCCGCGGCGCAGGTGGCCGGCGCGCTGACCCTGGCGGAGGCCGCGCGGGTGGTCGCGCTGCGCAGCCGGGTGCTCGCCGCGCTGGACGGCACCGGCGGTGTGCTCGCGGTCGGCGCCCCCGCCGCCTGGGTGCGCGAGCGCCTGGCGCCGTGGCGCGAGCGGCTCTGGATCGCGGTGGACAACGGCCCCTCCGGCACGGTGGTCGGCGGCGAGCTGGCCGCGATCGAGGAGTTCACCGCGGCCTGGGGCGAGGCGGTGCAACTGCGCCGCACCCCGGTGGCGTACGCGGCGCACACCCCGCACGTGGCACCGGTGCGCGAGGAACTGCTCTCGCTGCTGGGCGCCTTGGCGCCGGTGGACACCGGCACCGGGTTCTGCTCCTCGTGCCTGGGCGGCTTCGCCCCCGGCTCGGCGCTGACCGCCGAGTACTGGTACCGCAACCTGGCCGAGCCGGTCGGGTTCGACGCCGCGATCAGGGCGTTCGGCGGCCAGGAGCCCGGCGGGCGACCGCTGTTCGTCGAGGTGAGCCCGCACCCGATCCTGGCGGGCGCGGTGCAGGACATCCTCGCCGACGCGGGCATCGAGGGCGGCGCCGTCGGCACCCTGCGGCGCGGCCAGGGCGGCCCGCACCAGTTCGCCACCGCGCTCGCCGCCGCCTTCGTCCAGGGCGCGCCGGTGGCGTGGACGCGGGTGCTCGGCCCGGTGGCACACCCGGCGGCACACCCGCTGGACCTGCCGACGTACCCGTTCGACCGGCAGCGGTACTGGCTGGACGGCGCGGAGGTCGGCGCCCCCGTCAGCCCGCTGGGGCACCCGCTGCTGGCGGCCGCGGTGCCGGTGGCCACCAGCGGCGGCCTGCTGCTGACCGGGCGGCTGTCGCGCCGCAGCGCGCCCTGGCTCCTCGACCACGCGGTGCGCGGGAGCGTGCTGCTGCCCGGCACCGCGTTCGTGGAGATCGCGCTGCGGGCCGCCGCCGCGACCGGGGCCGACCTGGTCGAGGACCTGACCCTGCACGCGCCGCTGGTGCTGCCGACCGCGGGCGCGGTGCAGCTGCAGGCCGAGGTCGGCGGCGCCGACGAGCGGGGGCGGCGCACCCTGGCCGTCCTCTCCCGACCCGACGGTGACGTCTCGGCGCCGTGGACGCGGCACGCCGAGGGCGTGCTCGGCGTGCGGGAGGGGGCCGCCGCCGAGCGGATCGCGCCCTGGCCCCCGGCGGGCCGCACGGCGATCGACCTGGCCGACGGCTACCGGCGCCTGGCCGAGCTGGGCTACGAGTACGGCCCTGGCTTCCAGGGCCTGGCCGCCGCCTGGCGGGACGGGGCGGACCTGTACGCCGAGGTGCGGCTGCCCGAGCCGCTCGCCGCCGGGGCCGACGCGTTCGCCGTGCACCCCGCGCTGCTGGACGCCGCGCTGCACCTGCTGGTGCTCGAACCGGGCGCGGAGCCCGGGCAGGCCGGGCCGCTGCTGCCGTTCTCCTTCTCCGGGGTGTGGCTGACCGGGCACGGCGCCGACCGCCTGCGGGTGCGGCTGACCCGCTCGGGGGACGGCGGCGCGGCCCTCTCGCTGCACGACGCCACCGGGGCCGCGATCGGCGGCATCGAGGCGCTCACCCTGCGCCCGGCCCCCGCCGGCCTGCCCGATGGTGCCGGCCTGCCCGGTGGTGCCGGCCTGCCCGGTGGCATGGGCCTGCCCGGTGGCGCGGCGGCCGAGCTGCACCAGCTCGACTGGGTGCGGGCCGCGCCCGGCACGCCCGCCACCGGGTCGCGGCCCGCGCCCGGCTGGACCGTGCTGGGCACCGGCCCCGCCGCGAAGGCGGCCCTGGAGGCGCTGCGGACGGACGGCCTCGACCCGGTGCGCTGCGCCGACCTGGCCTCGCTGCCCAGCCCGGTGCCGCCGGTGGTCGCGGTGCCGTTCCCGTCCTGGGCCGCCGGGAGCGGCGATCCCCGGGCCGCCGTGCGGGCGGACCTCCAGGAGGCGCTGGAGCTGATCCGGCGCTGGGCGGGCGAGGACCGCTTCGACGGCTCGCGGCTGGTCTTCCTGGCCGACCACCGCTCACTGACCGGCGCCGCGCTCTGGGGCCTGGTGCGCTCGGCCGCCACCGAGCACCCAGGCCGGTTCGCGCTCGCCGACCCCGGCTCCGCCGACCCCGGCGCGGCGGCCCTGCTGGCGGGCGCCGTCGAGGCCGGCGAGCCGCAGTGCGCGGTGCGCGAGGGCCGGCTGCTGCTGCCCCGGCTGGCCCGCCGCCCGGCGGGCCCGGACGCGGCGGACTCACCAGGAGCACCGGGAGCGGCGGGAGCACCGGGAGCGGCGGTGGAGCTGGGCGGCGGCACGGTCCTGGTCACCGGCGGCACCGGGGGCCTGGGCGCGCTGGTGGCGGCCCGGCTGGTCGAGCGGCACGGCGCCCGTGACCTGCTGCTCGTCTCCCGCACCGGCCCGGCCGCCCCCGGCGCCCAGGAACTGGTGCGCCGGCTGGCGGAGCTGGGCGCCTCGGTGCGGATCGCCGCGTGCGACCTCGCCGACCGCGCGGAGCTGACGGCGCTGCTGGCGTCCGTACCGCCGCACCGCCCGCTCGTCGGCGTGGTGCACGCGGCCGGGGTACTGGACGACGCGGCCGTGACGGGGCTGACCGCGCGGCGGCTGGACACGGTGCTGCGGCCCAAGGTCGACGCCGGCTGGCTGCTGCACGAGCTGACCGCCGGGCTGCCGCTGCGCGCCTTCGTGCTCTTCTCCTCGATCGCGGGGGTGCTCGGCACCGCGGGCCAGGGCAACTACGCGGCGGCCAACGCGTTCCTGGACGCGCTGGCCGAGCACCGGCGGGCGCTGGGTCTGCCCGCGCTCTCCATCGCGTGGGGCCTGTGGTCGCTGCCGACCGGGATGACCGCGGGCCTGACCGGGACCGACAGGGCCAGGCTGGCCGCCTCCGGGGTGCTGCCGTTCCCGGCGGCGCACGGCCTCGACCTGTTCGACGCGGCGCTGCGCGGCCAGGACGGCGACGCGCGGCCGGTGGCCGCCCGCTGGGACACGGCCGCCCTGCGCGAGCGGGCCGAGGCCGGCGAGCAGGTGCCGGCGGTGCTGCGCGGCCTGGTGCCCGCCCGGCGCCGGGCGGGCACGGCTGCGAGCGGCACGGCTGCGAGCGGCACGGCGGGTGCGCGCGGCACCGGCGCGGACCAGGCGCCGGGCGGCTTCGCCGAGCGGCTGGCCCTGCTGGGCCAGGCCGAGGCGGCGGAGGCGGTCCTCGCACTCGTCCGCGACCAGCTGGCCCACGCGCTGGGCCACCGCACGGCGGACGCCATCGAGCCCGACCGGCCGTTCCGCGACCTGGGGCTCGACTCGCTGACCTCGGTGGGGCTGCGCAACCGGCTCAGCACCGAGACCGGGCTGCGGCTGCCCGCCTCGCTGGTCTTCAACCATCCGACGGTCACCGCGCTGGCCGCCCACCTGCTGGGCGAGCTGCTGCCGGCCGGGCCGTCCGCCGAGCGGCTGCTGCGGGAGGCGCTGGAGCGGCTCGCGCCGCGCCTGGCA
- a CDS encoding AfsR/SARP family transcriptional regulator, producing MMETRNPGGATFQTRAAPDRPVLGPAKPPCFRVLGLLQVHGDRPVPVTARRQQVVLALLLLNGNRVVALDSLFEALWGGAPPVTARAQVQTCVSALRRALLGAGLGERIQVRGGGYAIELGHAELDLQIYESLVVRGRAELAAGRQEAARAAFREALSLWRGEPLDGIDSSLVRAHRVRIGERQVEVLEDCVDVELQLGRHREVVGEVSAMAAEHPLRERLVGQQMTALYRCGRQAEALAVYRLVRQRFVEELGLEPGPSVRQLHQDILNGSLSGHGGAARREQADSWRGGSSGAAAPVPLPVPLPVPLPMPLPLPMPMPVPLPGSMPAPAPLPAPAPAPALVATPVPVPVPRMLPARVPYFTGHGELLDALRRRLVADRGPHAELVAVITGRGGVGKSTVASEVANTLAASFPDGQLYARMAAGAGRIENVSNVLKQFLSALGFTPSKIPAGMEDRAAFYRSAIAGRRVLTVIDDAVDEAQVRPLVPGTPTCRLIMTTRTRTTPLLGSAVFELDVFDTADGVELLAAMVGRERTDAEPRAAGQLVELCGGLQLALGGAAARLVARPHRTIGDFVALLRDERRRLDQLAGQGVDIRATLRRGYLGLDPMARHLFARLGLLESGSFEAWVAARLVALDAGSAAEALESLVDARLVDVVSGTGAAARYRLHELARIYARECFFAEDPSFAEGPSFAEDPSEGRTGAER from the coding sequence ATGATGGAGACCAGGAACCCGGGTGGCGCGACCTTCCAGACCCGGGCGGCACCGGACAGACCCGTCCTCGGCCCCGCCAAGCCACCGTGCTTCCGCGTGCTCGGGCTCCTGCAGGTGCACGGTGACCGGCCGGTGCCGGTCACCGCGCGGCGCCAGCAGGTGGTGCTGGCCCTGCTGCTGCTGAACGGCAACCGGGTCGTGGCGCTGGACAGCCTCTTCGAGGCGCTCTGGGGCGGCGCGCCGCCGGTGACCGCCCGCGCCCAGGTGCAGACCTGCGTCTCGGCACTGCGCCGGGCGCTGCTGGGCGCCGGGCTCGGTGAGCGGATCCAGGTGCGCGGCGGCGGCTACGCCATCGAACTCGGCCACGCCGAGCTCGACCTGCAGATCTACGAGAGCCTCGTGGTGCGGGGCCGGGCCGAGTTGGCCGCCGGCCGCCAGGAGGCGGCCCGCGCGGCGTTCCGCGAGGCCCTGTCGCTGTGGCGCGGCGAACCGCTGGACGGCATCGACAGCAGCCTGGTGCGCGCCCACCGGGTGCGGATCGGTGAGCGGCAGGTCGAGGTGCTGGAGGACTGCGTCGACGTCGAGCTGCAACTCGGGCGGCACCGCGAGGTCGTGGGCGAGGTCTCGGCGATGGCCGCCGAGCACCCGCTGCGCGAGCGGCTGGTCGGGCAGCAGATGACGGCGCTGTACCGGTGCGGGCGCCAGGCCGAGGCGCTGGCGGTGTACCGGCTGGTGCGGCAGCGCTTCGTCGAGGAGCTGGGGCTCGAACCAGGTCCCTCCGTACGGCAGTTGCACCAGGACATCCTGAACGGTTCGCTCTCCGGTCACGGGGGTGCCGCTCGGCGTGAGCAGGCGGACTCCTGGCGCGGCGGCAGCAGCGGCGCGGCCGCACCGGTGCCGCTGCCGGTGCCGCTGCCGGTGCCGCTGCCGATGCCGCTGCCGCTGCCGATGCCGATGCCGGTACCGCTCCCGGGGTCGATGCCAGCCCCGGCGCCACTGCCCGCGCCCGCGCCCGCGCCCGCACTTGTGGCCACGCCCGTGCCCGTGCCCGTGCCGCGCATGCTGCCGGCCCGGGTGCCGTACTTCACCGGGCACGGCGAGCTGCTCGACGCGCTGCGGCGGCGGCTGGTGGCCGACCGCGGCCCCCACGCGGAGCTGGTGGCGGTGATCACCGGACGCGGCGGTGTGGGCAAGTCGACCGTGGCGAGCGAGGTGGCCAACACGCTGGCCGCCTCCTTCCCCGACGGGCAGCTCTACGCGCGGATGGCCGCCGGGGCGGGGCGGATCGAGAACGTCTCGAACGTCCTGAAGCAGTTCCTGAGCGCGCTCGGGTTCACCCCCTCGAAGATCCCGGCCGGCATGGAGGACCGGGCCGCCTTCTACCGCAGCGCGATCGCCGGGCGCCGGGTGCTGACGGTGATCGACGACGCCGTCGACGAGGCCCAGGTCCGCCCGCTGGTGCCCGGCACGCCCACTTGCCGGCTGATCATGACCACCCGGACCAGGACCACCCCGCTGCTCGGTTCCGCCGTCTTCGAACTGGACGTCTTCGACACGGCGGACGGCGTCGAGCTGCTGGCCGCCATGGTCGGTCGGGAGCGGACCGACGCGGAGCCGCGGGCGGCCGGCCAGCTCGTCGAGCTGTGCGGCGGGCTGCAGTTGGCCCTGGGCGGGGCGGCGGCCCGGCTGGTCGCGCGTCCGCACCGGACCATCGGCGACTTCGTGGCGCTGCTGCGGGACGAACGCCGCCGCCTCGACCAGCTGGCCGGCCAAGGGGTCGACATCCGGGCCACCCTGCGGCGCGGCTACCTGGGCCTCGACCCGATGGCGCGGCACCTCTTCGCCCGGCTGGGGCTGCTGGAGTCCGGCAGCTTCGAGGCCTGGGTGGCCGCCCGCCTGGTGGCGCTCGACGCGGGATCGGCGGCCGAGGCGCTGGAGAGCCTGGTCGACGCGCGCCTGGTGGACGTGGTGAGCGGGACCGGAGCGGCCGCCCGGTACCGGTTGCACGAATTGGCCCGGATCTACGCCCGCGAGTGCTTCTTCGCCGAGGACCCGTCCTTTGCCGAGGGCCCGTCCTTTGCCGAGGATCCGTCGGAGGGGCGCACCGGCGCGGAGCGGTGA